The Herbiconiux sp. A18JL235 region TCGGCACCCCGGTGTCGATGGCGAGCTTCGCGTTCGCCACCAGGTGACGGTACTCGCCGTGCACCGGGAGCACGTTCTTGGGCTTCAGGATGTTGTAGCAGTAGAGCAGTTCGCCCGCCGCGGCGTGACCCGAGACATGCACCTTCGCGTTCGCCTTGTGCACGACGTTGGCGCCGAGCTTCGTGAGCCCGTTGATGATGCGGTAGACGGCGTTCTCGTTGCCCGGGATGAGGCTGGAGGCGAGAATGACGGTGTCGCCCTCCCCCACCTCGATCTGGTGCTCGTTGTTCACCATGCGCGACAGCACAGCCATCGGCTCGCCCTGCGACCCGGTCGACATGTAGACGATCTTGTCGTCGGGGATGTCGCCGGCCTTCTTGAAGTCGACGAGCACGCCGTCGGGCACCTTCAGGTACCCGAGCTCAGCGGCGATCCCCATGTTGCGCACCATCGAGCGCCCGAGCAGCGCCACCCGGCGCCCGTTCGCGTGAGCGGCGTCGAGCACCTGCTGCACGCGGTGCACGTGGCTCGAGAAGCTCGCGACGATCACCCGGCGCGGCGCGCGCTCGATGATCGACTCGAGCACGGGGCCGATGTCGCGCTCGAGAGGGGTGAACCCCGGAACATCCGCGTTGGTGCTGTCGACGAGGAAGAGGTCGACCCCCTCCTCGCCGAGACGCGCGAAGGCGCGCAGGTCGGTGAGGCGGTCGTCGAGCGGCAGCTGGTCCATCTTGAAGTCGCCGGTGTGCAGCACCACGCCGCCCGGCGTCTTGATGGCGACGGCGAGCGCATCCGGAATCGAGTGGTTCACCGCCACGAACTCGCACTCGAACGGCCCGAGGTTCTCGATCTGCCCCTCGGCGACGTCGAAGGTGTAGGGCGTGATGCGGTGCTCCTTGAGCTTCGCCTCGACGAGCGCGAGGGTGAGCGCCGAGCCGATGAGCGGGATGTCCTCCCGCAGCTTCAGCAGGTAGGGCACCGCACCGATGTGGTCTTCGTGGCCGTGCGTGAGCACGATGCCGACGATGTCGTCGAGGCGGTCGCGCACGATGCTGAAGTCGGGGAGGATGAGGTCGACACCCGGCTGGTGCTCCTCAGGGAAGAGCACGCCGCAGTCGACGACGAGGAGCTTGCCCTCGTACTCGAACACGGTCATGTTGCGGCCGATCTCTCCGAGACCGCCCACCGGGGTGATGCGGAGCGTGCCGGCTTCGAGGGTCGGCGGATCGTAGACGGGGCTGGTGTTCATAGGCCCTCCTCAGTTCTCGTGGGTCGTCGTGCGGTGCGTGGCGTCGTGCTCACGCTGTGGTCTGTGGTGCTGTGCGCTCGGTCGCGCCGCCCGACGTCGAGGGCGCTCAGCGGGTGGTTCCCGCCACCTTCGGCAGCGCTCCACCGGCGGCGGCGTTGCGGTCGGGGCGGAAGTTCTTGAGCTTCAGGCCCTCGATGCCCTGCACCAGATCGATCTCGTCCTCGATCTGGGCGGCCTCCCACTCCTCGGGGCCGACGAGCGGAAGGCGCACGCGGGGGCTGCCGATGCGGCCGAGGCCGTGCAGGATGTACTTCGCCGCCACGGTGCCCGGCACATGCGTCATGATGGCGCGCACCAGCGGCTCGAGCGACTGGTGGGCCGCGGTCGCCGTGGCCAGGTCGCCCGCGTTCACGGCGTCGACGATGGTGCGGTAGGGGGCGGGCGCCACGTTCGCCGTGACACCGATGAGCCCTACGGCCCCGATCGACATGTGCGGCAGCACGTTGGCGTCGTCGCCCGAGAAGTAGAGCAGCTCGGTCTGGTTGATGACCCGGCTGACCTCGCTGAAGTCGCCCTTCGCGTCTTTGATGGCGAGCACGTTGGGGTGCTTCGCGAGGCGCAGGATGGTCTCGTACTTGATCGGCACACCGGTGCGGCCCGGGATGTCGTAGAGGATGACGGGGAGATCGGTCGCGTCGGCGATCATGCGGAAGTGGGTGAGGATACCCGCCTGTGTCGGCTTGTTGTAGTACGGCGTGACGACGAGGTTGCCGTCGGCCCCCGCCTTCTCACTCTGCCGCGCGAGCTGCATGGCGTGAGCGGTCTCGTTCGAACCGCCGCCCGTGATGATCTTGGCGCGCCCCGCCGCGACGTCTTTGCCCACCTCGACGAGCCTGATCTTCTCGGGGTCGGTGAGGGTGGAGGTCTCCCCTGTCGTTCCCGACACCACGATGCCGTCGGCGCCGCCGACGATGAGCTCGTCGATCAGCTTCTCCACGCCCGGCCAGTCGACCTCGCCGTCGGCGGTGAACGGGGTGACCATGGCGACGAGCACCTGGCCGAACGGGTTCTCGGCAGTTGAAGCAGTAGACACGACTACAGGCTATCGGTCAGAAGCCCAGCCTTCCGAGCTGCTTGGCGTCC contains the following coding sequences:
- a CDS encoding ribonuclease J, yielding MNTSPVYDPPTLEAGTLRITPVGGLGEIGRNMTVFEYEGKLLVVDCGVLFPEEHQPGVDLILPDFSIVRDRLDDIVGIVLTHGHEDHIGAVPYLLKLREDIPLIGSALTLALVEAKLKEHRITPYTFDVAEGQIENLGPFECEFVAVNHSIPDALAVAIKTPGGVVLHTGDFKMDQLPLDDRLTDLRAFARLGEEGVDLFLVDSTNADVPGFTPLERDIGPVLESIIERAPRRVIVASFSSHVHRVQQVLDAAHANGRRVALLGRSMVRNMGIAAELGYLKVPDGVLVDFKKAGDIPDDKIVYMSTGSQGEPMAVLSRMVNNEHQIEVGEGDTVILASSLIPGNENAVYRIINGLTKLGANVVHKANAKVHVSGHAAAGELLYCYNILKPKNVLPVHGEYRHLVANAKLAIDTGVPKENTIIAEDGTVIDLRDGVAKVVGQYDLGYVYVDGSTVGEITDADLKDRRILGEEGFISIIVVVEALTGRIVVGPEIHAKGFAEDDSVFDTVKPKISAALAEAAQNGVREPYALQQVVRRTVGRWVNTSYRRRPMIVPLVIEA
- the dapA gene encoding 4-hydroxy-tetrahydrodipicolinate synthase, translating into MSTASTAENPFGQVLVAMVTPFTADGEVDWPGVEKLIDELIVGGADGIVVSGTTGETSTLTDPEKIRLVEVGKDVAAGRAKIITGGGSNETAHAMQLARQSEKAGADGNLVVTPYYNKPTQAGILTHFRMIADATDLPVILYDIPGRTGVPIKYETILRLAKHPNVLAIKDAKGDFSEVSRVINQTELLYFSGDDANVLPHMSIGAVGLIGVTANVAPAPYRTIVDAVNAGDLATATAAHQSLEPLVRAIMTHVPGTVAAKYILHGLGRIGSPRVRLPLVGPEEWEAAQIEDEIDLVQGIEGLKLKNFRPDRNAAAGGALPKVAGTTR